In the Chloroflexia bacterium SDU3-3 genome, one interval contains:
- a CDS encoding PrsW family intramembrane metalloprotease, which translates to MVGAISAAVIPTIIYSLIIWWLDRYEKEPIMLILAAFFWGAIPAIVLAVLFELVFSIPIEQSPLGPNAANWGLAPAIEEGLKAIALAGLFLLARSEFDGPLDGIVYGALIGFGFSMTENTLYFLSYGDVGNLFWVRSVLFGINHGFFTSIVGLAFGAVRYERSPRLRILTILGGLLLAILFHAAHNFLTTAFLAAGMFFSWLVQSCGVLVVLAVAVLSWRKELRWLQNELCDEVQVGTIDLEDYRAVTSSVRRLRREIQALSSGGVVRFRHMRHLHYSITELAFCKSKQRMADRYQDCDSIERLRREIPAIRQHLERTSGVWAWF; encoded by the coding sequence ATGGTAGGCGCAATTTCTGCTGCTGTTATCCCCACCATCATCTACAGCCTGATCATCTGGTGGCTCGATCGCTACGAGAAAGAGCCGATCATGCTGATCTTGGCCGCCTTTTTCTGGGGGGCCATCCCCGCGATCGTGCTGGCCGTGCTCTTCGAGCTGGTCTTCTCCATCCCGATCGAGCAGTCGCCGCTGGGGCCAAACGCCGCTAACTGGGGGCTGGCCCCCGCCATCGAAGAGGGGCTGAAGGCGATCGCGCTGGCCGGGCTATTTCTGCTGGCCCGCAGCGAGTTCGACGGCCCGCTGGATGGGATCGTGTACGGCGCGCTGATCGGCTTCGGCTTCTCGATGACCGAGAACACGCTCTACTTTCTTAGCTACGGCGATGTGGGCAACCTGTTCTGGGTGCGCAGCGTGCTGTTCGGCATCAACCACGGCTTCTTCACCAGCATTGTTGGGCTGGCCTTCGGCGCGGTGCGCTACGAGCGAAGCCCCAGGCTGCGGATTCTGACGATCCTCGGCGGGCTGCTGCTGGCCATCCTGTTCCACGCGGCGCACAACTTCCTGACGACCGCATTCCTGGCGGCGGGCATGTTCTTCTCGTGGCTGGTGCAGTCGTGCGGGGTGCTGGTGGTGCTGGCGGTGGCGGTGCTCTCGTGGCGCAAAGAGCTGCGCTGGCTGCAGAATGAGCTATGCGACGAGGTGCAGGTGGGCACGATCGATCTGGAGGACTACCGCGCGGTCACATCGTCGGTGCGGCGGCTGCGGCGCGAGATCCAGGCGCTATCGAGCGGCGGCGTGGTGCGGTTCCGCCACATGCGGCATCTGCACTACAGCATCACCGAGCTGGCCTTCTGCAAGTCGAAGCAGCGCATGGCCGACCGCTACCAGGACTGCGACTCGATCGAGCGGCTGCGGCGCGAGATCCCGGCCATCCGGCAGCACCTTGAGCGCACCAGCGGGGTGTGGGCCTGGTTCTAG
- a CDS encoding molybdopterin molybdotransferase MoeA: MHPMQRESPYPMVAIEQARQIIQQHTPSPAAEEVAALAADGRILAEDVVAAAPVPDMPKSAVDGYALRAADGLAPRRVLAEITAGGTQGASIGPGEAARIMTGAPLPAGADAVVMVEQTSEEGGVVSIQHAPQPGQSVHPVGQDIAQAALVLPRGAAIGPAEVGLLATLGRTRVLAYRRPRVAVLATGDEVYEPDTAPPPGGIRDSNRYTLMAAVRAAGAEPISLGIARDDRATQRAAILAGLAQADVLLTSGGVSMGTHDLIKPLLAELGTVHFGRVAFKPGKPTMFATVGGQPVFGLPGYPVSSLVSFEVFVRPMLRRMQGDPVPGRPHVSVLLAEHIQASPDRPEYQRAVVSFEQGRLVARSTGGQGSSRLLSMRGANALLVVPPRDGGYAPGQQLLALLTGPLA, translated from the coding sequence ATGCACCCTATGCAGCGCGAGTCGCCCTACCCTATGGTCGCCATCGAGCAGGCCCGGCAGATCATCCAGCAGCACACGCCGTCGCCTGCCGCCGAGGAGGTGGCCGCGCTGGCCGCCGATGGCCGCATCCTGGCCGAGGATGTGGTGGCAGCCGCACCCGTGCCCGACATGCCCAAGTCGGCGGTGGATGGCTACGCCCTGCGCGCCGCCGACGGGCTGGCCCCGCGCCGCGTGCTGGCCGAGATTACCGCCGGGGGGACGCAGGGCGCAAGCATTGGCCCCGGCGAGGCCGCGCGGATCATGACCGGCGCGCCGCTGCCCGCTGGTGCGGATGCCGTGGTGATGGTCGAGCAGACCAGCGAGGAGGGCGGCGTGGTGTCCATCCAGCACGCCCCGCAGCCCGGCCAGAGCGTGCACCCAGTGGGACAGGATATCGCCCAGGCCGCCCTGGTGCTGCCGCGCGGTGCGGCGATCGGCCCTGCCGAGGTGGGCCTGCTGGCCACGCTGGGGCGCACGCGCGTGCTGGCCTACCGCCGCCCGCGCGTGGCCGTGCTGGCCACCGGCGATGAGGTCTACGAGCCAGATACGGCCCCGCCGCCCGGGGGCATCCGCGACAGCAACCGCTACACCCTGATGGCCGCCGTGCGCGCCGCCGGTGCCGAGCCGATCTCGCTGGGCATCGCTCGCGACGACCGCGCGACGCAGCGCGCCGCCATCCTCGCTGGTCTGGCCCAGGCCGATGTGCTGCTCACCAGCGGCGGCGTCTCCATGGGCACCCACGATCTGATCAAGCCGCTGCTGGCCGAGCTGGGCACGGTCCACTTTGGCCGCGTGGCCTTCAAGCCGGGCAAGCCCACCATGTTTGCCACCGTCGGCGGCCAGCCGGTGTTTGGCCTGCCGGGCTACCCGGTCTCGTCGCTGGTGTCGTTCGAGGTGTTCGTGCGGCCCATGCTGCGCCGCATGCAGGGCGACCCCGTCCCCGGGCGCCCGCACGTCAGCGTGCTGCTGGCCGAACACATCCAGGCCTCGCCCGACCGCCCCGAGTACCAGCGCGCGGTTGTCAGCTTCGAGCAGGGCAGGCTGGTGGCCCGCTCCACCGGCGGGCAAGGCTCCAGCCGGCTGCTCTCCATGCGCGGCGCGAACGCCCTGCTGGTGGTGCCGCCACGCGATGGCGGCTACGCGCCCGGCCAGCAGCTGCTGGCCCTGCTCACCGGCCCGCTGGCCTGA
- a CDS encoding peptide ABC transporter substrate-binding protein, which yields MNRQTHFLRRLCLVVLGPALLAACQVEGGISQSATTAASDVQPVGTSATQAQAVAARKATWTVGMTDQPDLLTPYQASSTEQRRAAPVSELLFPSPVLIYQGSYTTTGVLEQVPTLEDGGAEIRKADVYLDASGAITTTATQVITQVDQLVITYRWNPKLAWSDGQPVTADDSVFAYEHAKATASNPDLLTQIAQTASYTALDAHTTQAVLRPDITGADYVFSYWTPLPKHLLDGAGEDAWRRYEQQPVGYGPYQIEQREPSAIRMVQNPHYFGSAPANPKLDILFAPSIDLLRANIANGNLDVIASERALEADIKALDADAAEHGGSTSYAATPTWEHIDFNLDVPTLQEIRVRRAIALGTNRKQMVEDLLGGHSEVLNSWVLPFQPEAAPADQLTRYDYDPEQAKQLLADSGYTDEDGDGLRSSEDGITLTLTLLTTSDSPLRQGIAKRFQADMRAIGMDVQISEQSATDLFDPGGPLYQRQFELALYGWKADLHASGLALWGCNAVPKQENNFQGENFAGWCFRDADMAIRRGSTTIQAEERAALYLKQQQMWTQELPALPLFQRVAVVANAKGVQGPQADTFAPLTWNVASWKRDQ from the coding sequence GGTGGGCACCAGCGCGACCCAGGCGCAGGCGGTGGCGGCGCGCAAGGCCACCTGGACGGTGGGCATGACCGACCAGCCCGACCTGCTGACGCCCTACCAGGCCTCCTCGACCGAGCAGCGGCGGGCCGCGCCGGTGAGCGAGCTGCTCTTCCCCTCGCCCGTGCTGATCTATCAGGGCAGCTACACCACCACTGGCGTGCTGGAGCAGGTGCCCACGCTGGAAGATGGCGGGGCCGAGATCCGCAAGGCCGATGTGTACCTGGATGCGAGCGGCGCGATCACCACCACGGCCACCCAGGTGATCACGCAGGTCGATCAGCTGGTGATCACCTACCGCTGGAATCCCAAGCTGGCCTGGTCGGATGGCCAGCCGGTGACGGCGGATGACTCGGTGTTCGCCTACGAGCACGCCAAGGCGACCGCCAGCAACCCCGACCTGCTGACGCAGATCGCGCAGACGGCCTCGTACACCGCGCTGGATGCCCATACCACCCAGGCGGTGCTGAGGCCGGATATCACCGGGGCCGACTATGTGTTCAGCTATTGGACGCCGCTGCCCAAGCACCTGCTGGATGGCGCGGGCGAGGACGCGTGGCGGCGCTACGAGCAGCAGCCGGTGGGCTATGGGCCGTACCAGATCGAGCAGCGCGAGCCAAGCGCCATCCGCATGGTGCAGAACCCGCACTACTTCGGCAGCGCGCCAGCCAACCCCAAGCTCGACATCCTGTTCGCGCCCAGCATCGACCTGCTGCGGGCGAATATCGCCAACGGCAACCTAGATGTGATCGCATCGGAGCGCGCGCTTGAGGCCGATATAAAGGCGCTGGACGCCGACGCCGCCGAGCACGGCGGCAGCACCAGCTACGCCGCGACGCCCACGTGGGAGCATATCGACTTCAACCTAGATGTGCCGACGCTGCAGGAGATCCGCGTGCGGCGGGCGATCGCGCTGGGCACCAACCGCAAGCAGATGGTGGAGGATCTGCTGGGCGGCCACAGCGAGGTGCTGAACAGCTGGGTGCTGCCGTTCCAGCCCGAGGCCGCGCCCGCCGACCAGCTGACGCGCTACGACTATGACCCCGAGCAGGCCAAGCAGCTGCTAGCCGACTCCGGCTACACCGACGAGGACGGCGATGGCCTCCGCTCGTCAGAGGACGGTATCACGCTGACCCTGACCCTGCTGACCACCTCGGACAGTCCGCTGCGCCAGGGCATCGCCAAGCGCTTCCAGGCCGATATGCGGGCGATCGGTATGGATGTGCAGATCAGCGAGCAGAGCGCCACCGACCTGTTTGACCCCGGCGGGCCGCTCTACCAGCGGCAGTTTGAGCTGGCGCTGTATGGATGGAAGGCCGACCTGCACGCCAGCGGCCTGGCGCTGTGGGGCTGCAACGCGGTGCCCAAGCAGGAGAACAACTTCCAGGGCGAGAACTTCGCCGGGTGGTGCTTCCGCGACGCCGATATGGCGATCCGGCGCGGCTCGACCACTATCCAGGCCGAGGAGCGCGCCGCGCTCTATTTGAAGCAGCAGCAGATGTGGACCCAGGAGCTGCCCGCGCTGCCGCTGTTCCAGCGCGTGGCGGTGGTGGCCAATGCCAAGGGCGTACAGGGGCCGCAGGCCGACACCTTTGCGCCGCTGACCTGGAACGTGGCCAGCTGGAAGCGCGACCAGTAG